GGCTGCGGCAAGACCACGCTCTTGCGGATGATCGCCGGCTTCGAATTCCCGACCCAGGGCGAGATCCTCCTCTACGGCGAGAACATCGCCGAGCGGCCGCCCTTCGAGCGTCCGGTGAACACCGTGTTCCAGCATTACGCGCTGTTCCCCCACATGACCCTGGCCGAGAACCTGGCCTTCGGCCTGGAGTCGCGGCCCATGGGCCAGGTGCTAAGCAAGGCGCAGATCGCCGAACGGGTGCGCGAGATGCTGGCCCTGGTGCAGATGGAGCGCTTCGCCGGGCGCAAGCCCAACCAGCTCTCCGGCGGCCAGCAGCAACGCATCGCCCTGGCCCGGGCCCTGGCGCCCCATCCCAAGGTGCTGTTGCTGGACGAACCGCTGTCGGCCCTGGACCTCAAGCTGCGCCAGGCCATGCGCGAAGAACTCAAGGCGATCCAGGCCAAGACCGGCATCACCTTCATCTTCGTCACCCATGACCAGGAAGAAGCCCTGACCCTGTCCGACCGCATCGCCGTCCTGTCCGAAGGCGAGGTGCAGCAAGTGGGCCGCCCGGAAGAGATCTACGAGCAGCCGCGCAATCGCTTCGTCGCCGACTTTATCGGTGAAACCAACTTCATCCAGGCCCAGGTCAAGCGTATCGAGGCCGGCCTGGCCTGGTTCAGCGGGCCCGCCGGAGAAGCCCTGCCGGCGCAACCGTGCAGCGGGGTCAAGGTCGACCAGCAGGTCACCCTGTCCGTGCGCCCGGAGCGCCTGCACCTGCGCAGCGAAGCCGTGGAAGGGGCCCTGGCGTGCCGCATCGAGGCGCAGATCTACCTGGGCACCGACCTGCAATACCAGGTCAGCCTCGGCGACGGCACGCGTCTGACCGTGCGCACGCCCAACAGCCTCGAACAGCATCCGCGCCTGAGCGTGGGCAGCCATGCCGGGCTGCTGTTCGAACGCGGCAGCGCCAGCGTCCTGCTGGATTGACCACGAGGATTCGCCATGCACGCCTCATCGATTTCCCAGCACCTGGAACGGCGCAAGGCCTTGCGCAGCGTTCTCGGAGTCAGCCCGGCGCTGATTGCCATCGGCCTGTTCCTGATCGTGCCGATCCTCATTGTCATCGGCTATTCGCTGATGGAAGCCAACCCCTACGGCGGGGTGAACAAGGTTTTTAGCAGCGACGCCTACACCGCCCTGTTGTTCGAACGGCAACTGGATGACAGCCTGGCCTTCACCGACTCCTACCTGCTGATTGCCCTGCGCTCGATCGGCATCGCCGGGCTGACCACCCTCATCACCCTGCTGATCGGCTTTCCGGTGGCGGTGTGGCTGGCCATGCAACCGGTGCAGCGCCGGGGCCTGCTGATCTTCCTGATCACTGTGCCGTTCTGGGCCAACCTGCTGATCCGCACCTACGCCTGGATCCTGCTGCTGCGCAACACCGGGGTGATCAACAACAGCCTGATGGACCTGGGGCTGATCCACGAACCGTTGCAGTTGCTGTACACCGACGGCGCGGTGCTGCTGGGGCTGGTCTACACCTACGCGCCCTTCGTGGTGCTGCCGATCTACGCCACCCTGGAAAAGATGGATATCCGCCTGCTGGAAGCGGCCCAGGACCTCTACGCCGGACGCTGGCGCACCTTGCGCAAGGTGGTGCTGCCAATCGCCAAGCCGGGGATCTTCGCCGGGGCGATCCTGACCTTCGTGCCCTGCCTGGGGGCGATGATCGCCCCGGAACTGCTGGGGGGCGGCACCCGGATGATGCTCGGCAACCTGATCTTCCGCCAGTTCAGCGACGCTCGTAACTGGCCCTTCGGCGCCGCCCTGTCGCTGGTGCTGATGGCCGCGGTGATGCTGGTACTGACCGTCTACACCCTGCGCGCCCAACGCCAGCGAACCCTTCAGGAGGGCGCATGATGATCCGCCTGTTCAAACGCAACGGCCCAGGCGTCCAGGACTTTCCCGGCTTCGGCGGCTTCAGTTTCCTGTTCTACCTGTACCTCTACGCGCCGATCCTGGTGCTGGTGGTGTTCTCCTTCAACGCCAACCAGTCGGCCACGGTGTGGAGCGGCTTCAGCCTCGACTGGTACCGCGCAGCGTTTGCCAACCAGGCCCTGCGCCAGGCGGCGGGCAACAGCCTGCTGATCGCCGTGTGCGCCAGCATGGCGGCCACGGCGATTGCCACCCTGGCGGCCCTGGGCACCTCACGCGGAGCGAAGTTCAAGGGCCTGCAACTGTCCATGGGCGCCATCATGCTGCCCCTGGTGCTACCGGAAATCGTCGTCGGCGTGGCCACCCTGGCACTGTTCTCCACCCTGGGGCTGTCCCTGGGCTACGGCAACCTGATCATCGCCCACACGGTGTTCTGCATCCCCTTCGCCTACTTGCCGATCCGCGCCCGCCTCAACGACATGGACCTGTCCCTGGAGCACGCCGCCGCGGACCTGTACGCCGGCCCCTGGCGCACCTTTCGCAAGGTGACCCTGCCGCTGCTGATGCCGGGGATCGTCTCCGGGCTGATGCTGGCCTTCATTGTCTCCCTGGATAACTTCGTGATCTCAATGATGGTGTCCCAGGCGGGCACCACCACCCTGCCGATCTTCATCTTCGGCCTGTTGCGCATGGGCGTGACACCCGACGTCAACGCTGTGTCGACGCTGATCCTCGGCGTCTCGGTGCTGTTCGTCAGCCTCTCTTACCTGTTGAGCAAGAAACACCCTTGAACCGTCCACTGACCTTGGGGAAATGCCATGAGCAAGTTGATCGCAAGTCTGGGAACCTCGCTGCTGCTGAGCCTGCCACTGGCGGTGCAGGCCGCCGAGAAACTCAACGTCGTGAGCTGGAGCGGCTATTTTTCGCCGGAGATTCTCGCCAAGTTCCAGAAGCAGACCGGCATCGAGGTCACGGTGGACTCCTACGATTCCAACGAAACCCTGCTGGCCAAGCTGAAGCAGGGCGGCACCGGTTATGACGTGGCGATCCCGTCCCACCAGTTCATTCCGATCCTGATCCAGGAGCAGTTGCTGGAGCGCTTCGATCCGGCCCAGCAGCCCTACTACGCCGGCGTGGTCGACAACCTGAAAAAGCCCACCTGGGACCCTGAAGGCGCCTACTCGGTGCCCTTCATCTGGGGCACCACCAGCGTGGTGCTCGACGGCGAACGCTACAAAGGCCCGAGCGACAGCTACAAGGTGCTCTACGAGCCGCCGGCAGAGCTGCAGGGGCGGATCAACATGTTCGACTCGGTGAGCGAAGTGATCGACATGGCCAGCCTGTACCTGAACATTCCGCTGTGCAGCGAAGACCCCAAGCAGATGCAGCAGATCCTGGGCCTGCTCAAGGCGCAGAAGCCCTACGTCAAGACCTACAGCTCCAAGGCCGGGGCGATCCGCGAGAACCTCGCGGCCGGGGAAATCGACATGTCGATGTTCTGGGGCGGCTCGTCGATGCGCGCCCGGGAGATGAAGCCCAGCCTGAAATACCTCTACCCGAAAGAAGGCGTCCTGGCCTGGGTGGACAACATGGTCATCCCCAAGGGCAGCAAGCACCCGGCGAACGCCAAGGCCTTCATCGCCTTCCTCAGCCAGCCTGAGAACGCCGCCATGACCCAGAACTTCCTCAAGCACCAGAGCCCGATCAAGGGCGTCGAACCCTTCCTCGACGCCGGGTTGAAGGATGCTCCCGAGCTGCACATTCCCGAGGGCACCAAGGTGGTCTTCAGCCAGACCTGCGGCGAAGGCGCGATCCGCCTCGCCGACCGCCTGTGGACCAACCTGATGCGCTGACCTGCGTTGACTTCTGCCGCCCCGGCCTGGATGCCGGGGCGTTTCTAAAGCCGTTTGAAAGGCCCCTGCCATGATCGCCAATCCCCCCAGCGAGCTGGTCCTGCTCCAGGCCCATGAACTCGCCGAGCGTATCCGCCTGCGTCAGGTTTCCTGCCGGGAAGTGATGCAGACCTACCTTGCCCACATCGAGCGCTACAACCCTATGGTCAATGCCCTGGTCAGCCTGCAACCGGCCGACAGCCTGCTGGCCCAGGCCGACCAGCGCGACGCCGAACTGGCCCGTGGCGACTATCGCGGCTGGATGCACGGCCTGCCCCACGCGATCAAGGACCTGTCCCTGACCCAGGGCATCCGCACCACCCTGGGTTCGCCGCTGTACCGGGATTTCATCCCCGAGCGCGACGGCATCATGGTGGAACGGATCAAGGCCGCCGGGGCGATCATTATCGGCAAGAGCAACACCCCGGAGTTCGGCCTCGGCTCGCAGACCTACAACCCGCTGTTCGGCGCCACTGGCTGCGCCTATGACCCAAGCAAGACCGCCGGCGGCAGCAGTGGCGGCGCCGCCGCGGCGCTGGCCCTGCACCTGGTGCCGGTGGCCGACGGCAGCGACATGATGGGCTCGCTGCGCAACCCGGCGGCCTTCAACAACATCTTCGGCTTCCGACCGTCCCAGGGCCGGGTGCCCTTCGACGACAGCAGCGACCTGTTCATCGACCAGCTCGGCTACGAAGGCCCCATGGCCCGCAGCGTGCGCGACGCAGCGCTGCTGCTGTCGGTGCAGGCCGGCGGCGATGCACGGGCACCGCTGTCCATCGCCGAATCGGGCCAGGGCTTCGCCGCGCCACTGGAGCGCGACTTCAAGGGCACGCGCCTGGGTTGGCTGGGGGACTTCAACGGTTACCTGCCGATGGAAAAAGGTGTGCTGGAACTCTGTGAAAAGGCCTTGGGCGATTTCCGCAGCCTGGGCTGCAGCGTCGAACCGGCCAGCCCGGACTTCACCCCCGAGCGCCTGTGGAGCAGCTGGCGCACCTTGCGCCACTGGATGGTCGCCGGGTCCCTGGGCAGCGCCTATGCCGACCCGCACAAGCGTTCACAGCTCAAGGCAGAAGCCATCTGGGAAGTGGAAAACGGCCTAAAGCTGTCCGCCAGCCAGGTCTTCGACGCCTCGGTGATTCGCAGCGACTGGTACCGCGCCATTTCAAAGCTGTTCGAACGCTTCGACTACCTGCTGCTGCCCAGCGCCCAGGTCTTCCCCTTCGACAAGCACACCCCTTGGCCGTGCAGCATCGAAGGCGCGGCCATGGACACCTATCACCGCTGGATGGAGGTGGTGATTCCCGGCACCTTGTCCGGCTGCCCGGTGGCCAGCGTGCAGGCCGGCTTCAACGCCGACGGCCTGCCCATGGGCCTGCAGATCATCGGCAAGCACCAGGCCGACTTCGCCGTCCTGCAACTGGCACACGCCTACGAACAGGCCAGCCGCTGGTTCCAGCGCTGCCCATCGCCACTGATTTCGGGGGGGAAGGGATAAACGGTTGATAGCGTAGATAATTTTTTTATAAAAACGCTTGACGCATCGTCGTTCCGAGCGAATAATGCGCGCCACTTGGCTACATAGCTCAGTTGGTTAGAGCATAGCATTCATAATGCTGGGGTCCGGGGTTCAAGTCCCTGTGTAGCCACCAAGTACTAAAAACGGCTTACCGCAAGGTAAGCCGTTTTTTTATGCCTGCGAAAAAGTACCGGGGATTACGCCGCATTGATCCACAAACGCGACACCCGCATTGAGCACCGCCACTGGCTGGGATAGAACACTCCGGCAGTGTGTGTGAGAGCTGCGCCATCCTCACTTCAAGGGCTCGATAATGACAATAAAAAACCACGCAACTTCAGTCGCCCCCTGGCTGTTCTCGCTTCTGGCAATCGCCTGTACTCCAGCCTTCGCCGAACAGGCACCTACCCCGCCTTCCAACCTGTTGACCGCCGCCGTGGCCTGGAAGCAGACCGCCGCCGAATTCGAGGCGCTGTACTACCAGGGCTTCAACATCGCCCGCCTGCAACTGGACCGTGCCCTGCAGGAGCACAAGGCCGGCGACCGGCCGCTGGCGATCATCAGCGACGTCGACGACACCGTGCTCAGCAGCAACAGCTACTGGGGCTACATGATCAATTCGGGGAAAGAGTTCTTCGACGACGAGGCCTGGGACAAGTGGGTCGCGGACAATGGCCCGGTGGCCACTCCGGGCGCCGTGGAATTCCTCAAGTACGCCCAGTCCAAAGGCGTCGAGGTGTTCTACGTCACCAGCCGCGACCAGGGCGAAAAGACCTACGACTACGCTCTGGCCAACCTGCGCAAGAACCAGTTGCCCTACGCCGATGAACAGCACCTGACGGTGTACCGCGACAGCTCCAACAAGGAGCCACGGCAGCAGGAAATCGCCAAGGACCACAACGTGGTGCTGATGCTGGGCGACAACCTCAACGACTTCAAACGCAAGTACTACGTAGCCGACGTCAAACAGCGCAGCAGCCTGATGACCGAGGACAAGCAGCAGTTCGGGCGCAAGTTCATCCTCTTCCCCAACCCCACCGACGGCCATTGGTTGAAAGCAATCTTCGGTGATTCCGAACCGCCGGCCACGCCGGAAAACCGCGCCAAGTTCAAGGCGGCGGCCGGAGCTAACGCCTGGCAGGTGAAAGACTAACCACGCAACACCACAGCCCCCGCACAGGGGTGGTCATGGCTCCCTTCGAGCCATGACCCGCTACAGCGACCATCGCACCGTCACCATGGCATTGCGCGGTTCACCATAGATGTCATTGCCGTAGTAGGTATTGGTGCTGATGCTCTGGTAGTACTTCTTGTCGAAGACGTTGTTCAGGTTAAGCCGAAACTCAAGGTGTTCGGACGCCTGATAGCGAGTCATCAGGTCCACCAGGGCATAGCCTTTCTGTTCGACGTACATCGGCGTGCCCGAGTCGTAGAAATTCACATCCTTGTTGTAGATCCGGTTCTGGCTATAGAGCCCCCCGCCCACAGTCCAACGATGCAAGTCTCCCGGCAGTTGGTAAGTGGTAAAGGCCTTGAACACGTGACGTGGAATATCGGTGTCGAACAGGCGGCCGACATTGTCCTCGTTGCTGT
This genomic stretch from Pseudomonas sp. Os17 harbors:
- a CDS encoding ABC transporter permease codes for the protein MMIRLFKRNGPGVQDFPGFGGFSFLFYLYLYAPILVLVVFSFNANQSATVWSGFSLDWYRAAFANQALRQAAGNSLLIAVCASMAATAIATLAALGTSRGAKFKGLQLSMGAIMLPLVLPEIVVGVATLALFSTLGLSLGYGNLIIAHTVFCIPFAYLPIRARLNDMDLSLEHAAADLYAGPWRTFRKVTLPLLMPGIVSGLMLAFIVSLDNFVISMMVSQAGTTTLPIFIFGLLRMGVTPDVNAVSTLILGVSVLFVSLSYLLSKKHP
- a CDS encoding 5'-nucleotidase, lipoprotein e(P4) family produces the protein MTIKNHATSVAPWLFSLLAIACTPAFAEQAPTPPSNLLTAAVAWKQTAAEFEALYYQGFNIARLQLDRALQEHKAGDRPLAIISDVDDTVLSSNSYWGYMINSGKEFFDDEAWDKWVADNGPVATPGAVEFLKYAQSKGVEVFYVTSRDQGEKTYDYALANLRKNQLPYADEQHLTVYRDSSNKEPRQQEIAKDHNVVLMLGDNLNDFKRKYYVADVKQRSSLMTEDKQQFGRKFILFPNPTDGHWLKAIFGDSEPPATPENRAKFKAAAGANAWQVKD
- a CDS encoding ABC transporter permease, which translates into the protein MHASSISQHLERRKALRSVLGVSPALIAIGLFLIVPILIVIGYSLMEANPYGGVNKVFSSDAYTALLFERQLDDSLAFTDSYLLIALRSIGIAGLTTLITLLIGFPVAVWLAMQPVQRRGLLIFLITVPFWANLLIRTYAWILLLRNTGVINNSLMDLGLIHEPLQLLYTDGAVLLGLVYTYAPFVVLPIYATLEKMDIRLLEAAQDLYAGRWRTLRKVVLPIAKPGIFAGAILTFVPCLGAMIAPELLGGGTRMMLGNLIFRQFSDARNWPFGAALSLVLMAAVMLVLTVYTLRAQRQRTLQEGA
- a CDS encoding ABC transporter ATP-binding protein produces the protein MNALHSLQTLAVSIRSVRKVYGDPHSGPVALKHIDLDIRDNEFFTLLGPSGCGKTTLLRMIAGFEFPTQGEILLYGENIAERPPFERPVNTVFQHYALFPHMTLAENLAFGLESRPMGQVLSKAQIAERVREMLALVQMERFAGRKPNQLSGGQQQRIALARALAPHPKVLLLDEPLSALDLKLRQAMREELKAIQAKTGITFIFVTHDQEEALTLSDRIAVLSEGEVQQVGRPEEIYEQPRNRFVADFIGETNFIQAQVKRIEAGLAWFSGPAGEALPAQPCSGVKVDQQVTLSVRPERLHLRSEAVEGALACRIEAQIYLGTDLQYQVSLGDGTRLTVRTPNSLEQHPRLSVGSHAGLLFERGSASVLLD
- a CDS encoding ABC transporter substrate-binding protein; this encodes MSKLIASLGTSLLLSLPLAVQAAEKLNVVSWSGYFSPEILAKFQKQTGIEVTVDSYDSNETLLAKLKQGGTGYDVAIPSHQFIPILIQEQLLERFDPAQQPYYAGVVDNLKKPTWDPEGAYSVPFIWGTTSVVLDGERYKGPSDSYKVLYEPPAELQGRINMFDSVSEVIDMASLYLNIPLCSEDPKQMQQILGLLKAQKPYVKTYSSKAGAIRENLAAGEIDMSMFWGGSSMRAREMKPSLKYLYPKEGVLAWVDNMVIPKGSKHPANAKAFIAFLSQPENAAMTQNFLKHQSPIKGVEPFLDAGLKDAPELHIPEGTKVVFSQTCGEGAIRLADRLWTNLMR
- a CDS encoding amidase, translating into MIANPPSELVLLQAHELAERIRLRQVSCREVMQTYLAHIERYNPMVNALVSLQPADSLLAQADQRDAELARGDYRGWMHGLPHAIKDLSLTQGIRTTLGSPLYRDFIPERDGIMVERIKAAGAIIIGKSNTPEFGLGSQTYNPLFGATGCAYDPSKTAGGSSGGAAAALALHLVPVADGSDMMGSLRNPAAFNNIFGFRPSQGRVPFDDSSDLFIDQLGYEGPMARSVRDAALLLSVQAGGDARAPLSIAESGQGFAAPLERDFKGTRLGWLGDFNGYLPMEKGVLELCEKALGDFRSLGCSVEPASPDFTPERLWSSWRTLRHWMVAGSLGSAYADPHKRSQLKAEAIWEVENGLKLSASQVFDASVIRSDWYRAISKLFERFDYLLLPSAQVFPFDKHTPWPCSIEGAAMDTYHRWMEVVIPGTLSGCPVASVQAGFNADGLPMGLQIIGKHQADFAVLQLAHAYEQASRWFQRCPSPLISGGKG